The following proteins come from a genomic window of Mycosarcoma maydis chromosome 22, whole genome shotgun sequence:
- a CDS encoding uncharacterized protein (related to NHP6B - nonhistone chromosomal protein) has protein sequence MNAAQFDQYGLLSHSVANASHQHHAASHQHQHHQQPHHQHAAFNPALGHAAQGDDIFIARQTMFDAVSRLSAQLRHAADSCDAFVKVVARQNPNVAALVLAQQGNVSSAGSAAGVPNTFDFLSIANGAHPGVAATPGAETAAAASTAGANGKAAKKMSKLQKRKEKRLRDPDAPKRPPSAYLLFQNEVRQEIRKKHPGMPYSEVLGKVSEAWKALTDDQRRVYQDKTTENMATWNQQKKDHEATMSQPGPLEQ, from the exons ATGAACGCCGCCCAATTCGACCAGTACGGTCTGCTCTCGCACTCGGTTGCGAATGCTTCGCACCAACACCACGCGGCGTCACAtcagcaccagcatcaccagcagccacaTCATCAGCATGCCGCTTTCAACCCGGCTTTAGGTCACGCGGCACAGGGCGACGACATCTTCATTGCACGTCAGACA ATGTTCGACGCGGTAAGCCGCCTCTCGGCTCAGCTTCGCCACGCCGCCGACTCGTGTGACGCGTTTGTCAAGGTGGTAGCACGACAAAATCCCAACGTCGCAGCGCTTGTGCTGGCGCAGCAAGGCAACGTCTCGAGCGCAGGCAGTGCTGCCGGTGTACCAAACACGTTTGACTTTctcagcatcgccaacggCGCGCATCCAGGTGTGGCGGCTACTCCTGGAGCCGaaacagctgcagcggcaAGTACAGCCGGTGCCAACGGCAAAGCGGCCAAGAAGATGAGCAAGCTGCAAAAACGCAAAGAGAAGCGTCTGCGCGACCCAGATGCACCCAAGCGACCGCCAAGCGCTTACCTGCTCTTCCAGAACGAGGTGCGCCAGGAGATTCGCAAAAAGCATCCGGGCATGCCCTACTCGGAAGTACTAGGCAAGGTTTCGGAGGCTTGGAAGGCGCTCACAGACGACCAGAGGCGTGTGTACCAGGACAAGACGACAGAAAACATGGCGACATGGAATCAGCAGAAGAAAGACCACGAGGCCACCATGTCACAACCCGGACCTCTGGAGCAGTAA